The sequence ATCTCCCAAAGATTTCCTGAAATATCTTCCTGAAGACCCTTACGAATGCTTATGTAAACTCATTACCGAGTGGGATGGACAGTATGCTGTTGTTGTTCTGAAGGGGGAAGAGATTTATGCAGCCAGAGATCCCGTGGGTTTGAAACCACTATATTACGCATCTTCAAATGGCATCGATGCATTAGCGTCGGAGAAGAAGGCGCTATGGGGCATAGGACTGACTTCAGCATCTTCTTTTCCTCCTGGCCATGTCTGGAGGCTGGGGGAGAATAACCCGTCACCTGTGACGGAGATTAACTCTCAGAAGAGTTTTGTCCATCGGACAGATAAGCTAATGTCGAAACTCATCGAACTACTAGAGGAGGCAGTATATGAAAGGGCGCATAGGCTTGACAGGATAGGTATCTGCTTCTCAGGTGGGATAGATAGCGCTATAATCACCCGTCTTCTATCTCAGCTCGACATAGAAGTACAAGCTTTTATAGTAGGAACGGAGGACAGCCCTGAGATAGAATCGGCATGTGAAGCCGCTGAAATGTTAGGCGTGAAGGCAATTGTGAGTGAATACAGTCTTGACGATGTTGATAACACGTTACATAAATGTATATGGAGAATTGAAGATTGTAACATCGTTAAGTTAGGTATTGCGATCCCCTTCTCATGGTGTGCAAGTTCGGCCTTTAAGACCGGATTTAGACATGTTATCTCAGGACAAGGTGCCGATGAGCTCTTCTGCGGTTACCACAAGTTTCTACGCGTACTCAGGGAAAAGGGGAGGAAGAGCCTCGAATTAGCTACCTTAGAAAGTGTTCGCGAGGCTTATAAGACAAGTTTTCAAGTAGTGGAGCAGACAGTCGCCCCGGAAAAGGTAAAGATATTGCATCCATTCGCAGATTTAAATCTCATAATTTTTGGTCTAGCCATACCATCAAGTATGAAAGTTCAAGGACCATACGATATCTTGAGGAAACGAATACTGAGGGAAGCAGGTTTAAGGCTTGGTCTTCCAGAAGAAATTGTTTGGAGGCGTAAGAGGGCGATTCAATATTCAACAGGAGTCGATAAAGGAATAAGCATGGTGGCTAAGAGGAAGCACCTCAAGACTTGGGAGTACGCAAGAAAAATATTTGAAGAATCATTCAAAACTTTGACGGGAGAATCTGAGATATAATAGCCTAAAATAGGATTTAGTTTAATTATTGGAATGTTAGGTAAATAGGAGGGGTATCGGGGTCGTCGTCTAGCTTGGTCATGGGCGATCCGCCAAGAGGATACCAGAGCATAGTACGCGGTGAACCTGGGGAGCAGCCCAGAACGCTGGCGGTCGCGGGTTCAAATTGACGATGTCATGAGAGTCCCGCCGACCCCACCAAATAACCCTTAAAGCGGAAATAGCAGACTATACCCTTGCGTCAAATCAACCTGATGAAGTGATTTGCATGAGCGTCATTACGATGGCTCACGGCGGGGGAGGTTCAGTAATGCATACACTCGTCAAGAATCACATCGTAAAGTATCTAGGCGGAAGCGGCGCAGAGGTCCCCTTAGAATCACTAGACGACTCATCTGTGATAGAGGACATTGTTTTCAAATCAGACTCGCACACTGTGAAGCCCCTGTTCTTTCCAGGAGGTGATATTGGCCGACTGGCAATCTCAGGCACAGTCAACGATATAGCAGCGATGGGAGCCCAGCCAATAGCATTATCCTCAGGATTCATTATTGAGGAGGGATTTCCAATAGAGGATTTTGACAGGGTCTTGAGAAGTATGCGCCAGACCTGTCAAGAGGCAAAGGTCTACGTCTTGACAGGCGATACAAAGGTTGTGGAGAGGGGGGCCCTGGACAAATTCATTGTGAATACTTCAGGGATAGGTAAACGCACACCTGAACTGGAGGAAAACATCAGAGAATTACGTAGACATAGACCCTTCAACTCAAGGTGGCTCCTCGATTCAAATATCCGCCCGGGAGACAAGATAATAGTTTCTGGGAGCATAGGTGATCATGGAGTAGCCGTTCTGTCTTCCAGAGAAGGTTACGGCTTCGAAACCGATATAAAATCGGATGTCGCACCTCTGAACATGCTTGTTAGAGATATTCTCAGGGTAGGGGGTATAGTGAAGGTTAAGGATCCTACTAGAGGTGGCCTGGCTAATGTTCTCAATGAGTGGAGTGAGAAATCTCGAGTGGGGATCGTAGTTTACGAAGACGCTATTCCGATAAAGCAGGGGGTCAGAGTTGCATGTGAGATGTTAGGAATAGACCCTCTGGAGGTTGGGAACGAAGGTAAGCTTGTGATCGCAACAATTCCACAGAAGGCCGGTGAGGTACTCAATGTCTTAAGAAGTAATAGTTTAGGGAAAGATGCTGAAATAGTAGGTGAGGCAACTAGCGATTTTGAACAGGTAGTTCTTCACACCTCAGTTGGTGGACGGAGAATCATTCTACCACCAGTCGGCGACCCTGTGCCGAGGATATGCTAGAGCCAACCAACATGATATATAGGCCGAAGAGAACCGTTATGGCTATGATTTGAAAGAATGCAAAGGTTTTAAGCAAATATTCTAACCTCAAAAGTGGCCTAAGATGTATCTTCACTTCCATATCCTTATCAAGCTGCGTCAATAGTGAGCCCCCCATATTTTCTGTCGATATCGACACCCGGTAAGTCCCCTTCGGCAGAAGATAAGAGGCACCATCCATTTCAACAGGTAAAGTTCTATTATCGATCATCAACCTCAAGTCTTTCGAGGAATTCACTTCACCTCCTGAAACTTTGATGGTCAGCCTGTGAAGTTCGAGGGTTAACCAAGTTACACTTCCACTCCTAACCTCTGTCTCGAGAGACTTTACATAAAAACCGTTCACATAGATATCCAATGGAAGGTTCAATTTGAGGGTGGCAGAGTCGTTATCGGGTAAGAGCTCTGAATTTGTTAAGAGAATATAGTTTGTCTCTCCGTCAGATGTGGTGTCTAGGTTTCCTGATCTTACAGTTATATTGGATATAGGTGAGGGGGTTCTTATATCTGTGAATCTTACGGCCGCTATAGGTGGTCTGAACTCTGAAACTTTAACCTTGCCCTTATCAAAATATAAAATTTTAAAGATTGATGTCAAAGAGCTCCTAATGTCTACCCGGCGTGACCTAGATACATTACTGCCGGCATATTTTATAAATGCACCTTTGAGAAGATAGGCCTTAAACTCAGTTTGGGCTATGCTACTCCATCTCAACCTCACTATTATAGGTCCTTCTCTAACAGGAACTACACAACCAGAGCCAATCTCATGCAAGTTTGGAGATTTCAGTGTTAGGATATATCTCCCTCTTTGACCCAGCAATTTCCCATCAACCCTTGAAGTAATAGGTTCCAGTAAAATCTCATATGTAGACTCACCTGAGGTGCCGGTGGACATTACTCGATCGAGGTAGAGAAATTCTACTGTAACATACCCAAGCTGTAATATTTCGTCAACGGCAAGATTTATAGATTGGTTATTCCCTGCTGCAAGAAGAACCATCGTTCCCGGCTCATCATCCAAGAAAACTACACTTCTTGATCCATGTATGGTGGCCTCCATCCACTGTCCTAGGCTATAGTTAATATATGTGCTCATTTCAATTCCACTAACCAACCTCACCGTCATACTGCCAACATCTTGAACTTGTAGTGTCCATAGCCCTTCAGAATCATTAATTCCGAACCGTTTAACAATAGTTGGATTCCCCTCTAAGAGCAATGTGGCTTCACTCAAACCGCTGGGATCTGTAAGGGTTAGAAGTACTGTCCTGTTAGGGGACATAGCCCACAACGTTTCATTCCACTCAAACACAAGCATCCCTCCATCAAGGAAAGGCAAGAGGTAGTTTTGGCTATATCCTACCATGATGGGGATTCGGCTATCAGCTGTAGTTGAATTTAGGGGGGATATTGTAATCATAATTAAGGGTGTAATCAGAATAATGTTCCGCCTCATTTATACAGCAACCTGAATAATATTGCCACAATGGATATTGAACCTAAGGCGAGTAGGAGAGGCAACAAACTCCCGAGTTCAGAATTGATTTTTGAGATTAATGTCAGGGTTATGGCGGCCGCTGAAGCTATGAGTCCAGCCGATAAGACGTGACCGTCGAATAAGATAATAGCCCCCTTGTGGCTGGTCCTGCTCAGGGATCTCCAGAGGATTGTTAAAAGCGAGACGGCTACAAGTCCGCTGAAGATCTGATACTCAAACTCCATGTTAATACTAGATTGTTGAAAGTTACCTACGCCGAGGAGTAGGCTAGGATAAAATAGGGATGTAGGGCTAAAGGAGCCTACCTTAGAAGTGCATAGAAGGTCGACAGCTATCAGGAGTGAAAAGAGGTATGTGACGGTGAAGGTTTCAGGTGAGGTTTCTTGGTAAGTGCTTAAGAGAATATATATTGGAAGGGTTATGACGTAGCCCGATGCTAAGCTCAGGAGAGGAGGAAAATATCCCATAGCGAATGTTGTGAATGATGATAGTGCAGGGATAAAAAATAATATCATAACCTCCGCATGACGATCAGCCAATAGAAGTGCAAGAAGAGAGACTATACCTATAATTAAGAAAGGATCTATGCCTTCTAGAGAGAGCGAGGCCCGGAGAGTTGCGAATGTGGCTGGACTGATTATCAAGATTAGAGCCACTATGTTCCAGTTGATTTCTTTATTGAAGAACATTTTGTCCACTTGAAATGACCCTACGTAAAGCCTCGGGTAAAGATTCTAACGCAGCCAGGCAACACCTGACATTTAGCCTCGCAGCCAAGTATGTGAGTCTCCTCTCCTCCTCGTGGCTCACCCTCTCCGCTGCATGATCCGGTAGAATCCTTCCAACCTCACTAGAGATATTCAATAACAGAATTATTGCGTCGCCTCTTACTTTAGATATCAACTTAGATATATCATCATTCTCACCGTCAACCACCATCCTACTCAGATAGAATATCCTTCCATGTCTCGGTAAAGTTTCAGCCCCTTCAAACCTAAGTCCCGCCTCATCGTAGGTCACACGTGCAAAAAAGAATTTGCCATCCGATGTTTGCTGAAACAGCCATATCTGAGACCCTTCCTTAATCTGCTCAAGAATCGACTGTAAAATTAGATTAATTATTAGTCCATATACTGACCCTCTCCCCGGAATATAAATATCGAACCCACTTCCGAGACCATAGATCATATTTACACTCCTCCTCCTGTCAAGCTCCTTCACATAGATCTCATCACCCCCTGTCTTTGCCAACCTCTTCCAGTCGATCAACCTAGCAGTAGGTGTAAAGGCGCTTGGCAGGCTGATGCGGTAATCATCCTCTAATCCTGTATAGGGATGTCTGGATAGACCTGGATCGGAGAGACCAGTAGATATATATCCCGTGGTTGATGGGGGAATTCGGCGTGGCTCATCCAAGAATATAACGTATGTGTTAGTCGATAGGGACATTTCCTTTACTAGGAGGCCCATTCTATCCTTCGCACCGATAATAACTGGGCCTAACCTATGAATACCAGCCGCCCTAGACGTGACTTCAAAAACTAAGACCACATTATTACCTACTTCAGTAAGCACGCTCGAAGTATTGGATCCACCAGCCAACTCTAAACCGTCAATTCTGACAGTTATCTCGATTGGAATCTTATGTCCCTCCTCCAGTTTCAAAATTAACTTCACCATGGCCTTTCCACCCACCACAACGAGACTAGGAGTGACAGTAATGTATGAGGAAAAACATTCTGGAGATACGTCATGGAGGTCGCGTGACGCTAAAAATGCATATGAGGTGATATATATTATGAGAAAAAGTGTCGTTAGAGTGATCATTGGATGACTGGCCATTACAATTGAGTAGACAAGTAAAAAGGTTGAGTACTGGTATATGCGGGCATAGGTTCTTGAGAGTCTCATCTCGGGGCATCCACCGACTCTAAAACTTCTTTCAATACTATCTTCACCTCCCCTCTAGCTTCAAGAGGATTGAGCCTCCCCCCTCTGAGGATAATCCTGTGATTAAAGACTGGAAACAAGACAGCCTTGACATGGTCTGGGATGACATATTGGTAACCTTCAGTAGCTGCCTCAGCCTTTGATGCGTATAGGAGAGATACTTCACCTCGTGGGCTGACTCCGAGAGATACTCGTTCATGGCGTCTCGTCGCCCCAGCCAGGTTTACAATATAATTTAGGATAGAGTCATCGGTGTATACCCTGCGTGTAGCTTCTATTGCGTCAGCAATATCTGCTCGGGACGCGACCTGACTTATATTGAGTTCTTCACCATATGAGGTCTTTTTCTCCAAAATCTTCATCTCAGTTTCAGACTCGGGATAGTCGAGGATAACTCTCATTAGAAACCTGTCAAGCTCAGCCTCAGGTAGGGGGTAGGTTCCCTCAAGCTCTATAGGATTCTGCGTAGCGATGAGCATGAACGGGCTTGGAAGTTGATGGCTTGTTCCATCAACAGTCACCTGTCTCTCCTGCATAGCCTCTAGAAGTGCTGACTGAACACGTGGTGAGGACCTGTTTATTTCATCAGCCAGTACTATGTTTGCGAAAACTGGGCCTCTCCTAAACTCCAGATTCCCAGTCGCCCTATTATATATTGTAGTGCCAGTTATGTCGCTTGGCATAAGATCTGATGTGAATTGGATCCTCCTGAAACCTAGACCTAATGAGTGTGCAAAAGCCTTAGTTAGATAAGTTTTAGCGATGCCAGGTGGACCTTCGAGTAAGACATGACCTTCAGTGAGCAGGGCTATAATAAGTGAGTGTATCGCATCGTCCATTCCCACAATGAACTCGTGAATCGCCTCACTCAATTTCTCAGCTATTTCTCTGACGACCGTCCGCTCCATAACTCCCCAACTTTCCTAAATTCAAATTCTCTCAGTGCGGTCTTCACAGGATCCTTACTATGATTTTTGGCAACCATAATTATTCTTCTTGGTTTAGGTGGATATGTAGGAATGAAAATAGCTGAGAGAACAAGTATGGATAAGGCTATTGTGAGTATTGTAGAATTCATGGGTTCTGAGCTCCAGATTTCAAAAAAGACCTCTCTAAAATGATTAAACCATTCCTGAATACTTCTAGATCATATCCTGTCAATTGATGATTCCAGAATCGTACTGGCTCATATAATGCATACATCTTCTCAAGTAATAAAACATTGTTTTTCTCCATAAAGCCACGGAGTTTTGACAGAATCTCTTTCGAAGTTAAACTTTTGGATATGTTTATGTCAACCATTAAGGCTAAGGCTTCGAGGAGGAGGGGAAAAGTTTCGGTCAAGGCACGTTTAGAGCCGTAAAGCCTGAGTTTATCCTCAAAGACAGAGCATAATTTAAGTTTTGGAATAGGCCTCTCTGAAATCCTGCGGGTAGACTTTAGGCGCCTATAAAACTTAGATGCAAGAATGATTAAAATTGTTAGAAGAATGATGTCTAGGGTGAGCCAGAGTACAGTTTCGCTAGATAATTTTATCCAGTTCAATTTCTTCTCTCCAAGACCACACTTTCAACCGGAAGATAACTCATCCATGGAATTACATATACAGGTTCACCTTTAACATCAATCTTCACCGTGATGGTTTCTCCTCCGAATCCCTTATGATCATAATCTATCAGTATCATACTCCTGAATGGGCGACCTACACTTGACATCTCACCCCAAAGGTTGCGTACACTCCTTAAAGGTACCGGCTCTGAAAAGTCTTCACGATAAACCTCAGGTCCTCCGGAAGGTGTGTAATACGTGATTACTGCCATGCCTATATAGTAAGACCCACTGTCAGGTATTTGAAAAAGTAACGTGACAGTGTTAAGATCAGCGGAAGGTTTCACATCAGAAGTTATGTTGAAGGGTGCAATTCGGTAAAGGATGAAATTCACCTCAAAATCTTCCATATCCTTCTCAAGTGTGACCTCTGTCCTCCACCACCCTATCCTATCTCTACTTATGGCCAATGTGCAATTCCCTTGCGGTGCCCTAACTGTTGCCTCACCCATCCAATCAGTGAATGTATATCTCCCTGAGAGTGAGATTATTGCGTTCGATACTGGTTTAGGTGGTGAGCCTCCCCAATTACTCAGGCTAGGATAGCCCATGTCGGTGAGTGTAACTTTCAGTTTTACGGTGGATAGTTTAGGTTCAACCAGCTCCTCGGGTCCTTGGAAGACACTTGAGCTCTCTAAGGTATTCGTGAACTCCTCAACAATGTTGATTTTCTCAAAGTTTGGCGTGTAAATTATGAGAGACGAAGATAGTATAATAATAGTTAGAGCTAGGACTGCAAAACTCCTTCTATCAACCTTCATACCGAATATACTTCCATACGGTTCCATCATGAAAAGACTTACAAATATTGAAGTTCTCAGGCCTCCATAAAGAGATTATGGATCAGAAAGGTAGACATGAGGCTACCGCAGCGTTCACCACATATTCTCCTGAGAAATCACGTTCCTGTAATGAATCCTTCTATTAGACAACCGGATAGCCTAGAATCTTAGATAGCGATTGTGTTTGCGATAAGAATATGCAAGTCTCAAAGTACTGCGAGTACAGAAGTAATAAGCAGACTACCAATGTATGCTTGGCATTCGGCCTGGAAACTTCTGCTGAGACAGAGATTATCAGGAGGGGGATCATAAAGGAGGCGACCCTTGCAAGTTCAAGACGCGCCAATAGAAAAGTCAAGAGCATCATCGCCAATATGGCCAAGGTGTAAGCATCGACATCAGATTTGCGTGAAAGATAATATAGTATTTTAGCAACTCTAAGCATAAGGGAAATACATAACGGTATGCCAAAGAGAAAAAGAAAAAGCATAACCGACGTCTCGACGCTCCAAACCCTTGGAGCCAAAGAGTGGAGATGATCATAAAACCATAGGTTAGTTCTGAAGGCCCACAGCGCCGCCTCAATAAACGGTAGGTTGAAGACTGCTTCAAAAATCAGATATGGAAGGAAGGCCCCTGAAAGAAAGAATAGCATTCTCTTGAAGGCTCGGCTTGGATATTTAGAGGCTACACATAATATAATCAATGCAAGAATTGTTGCCGCGGAAGTCAATGCTAGAAATATTGCAAATGCCAAAGTGAGTCCTCCAAGAATACTCCAAAGGTCTCCCCTATCATATCTCAGCGAGATGTTGAATAGAAGAATAGGTAGGGGTACGAAGAATGTGAGAACTGATTCCATATATGGAATGCCTAGTATCAGGGACGGGATCCATGAATATAGAAGACAAGCGATTGTTGCAGACCTCAAGCCAAAAGAAAGTTTAGCCAGATAGAAAAGTGGAATAATTGAGACAACTGAAAATGTTATGGTAAGCCAAACGATTGAATGGGCAGATAGTCCAAAGATTTTGAAGCCTAAACTTATCAGGAAGGGGAAGCCGGGATAGTGAGTTGCCAGATGCCCTCCCCACGATATCAACGGCACCTGCATCAACGCCAACCATTCATTCACGTAGGCCAAAGAGTCAGATACTCTCAACGCTAAGGAGTAGTATGCAAAGCTCTCAGAATCCTCAACAATCCTAACCATCGCATCTAAACTCCTCAAATCAACAGAAAGCATTTGAATGGACGTTAGGATGAGTAGAAATATTATTGGTATGGGACGGGTTTTCCGCAATATTAGTGACCTGCAAGTAGGACGTACTGACTCTGAGTTGAAATCACTACGCAAAATGATTGAGAGGAGTAGGCTTTGAATAATTA comes from Candidatus Bathyarchaeota archaeon and encodes:
- a CDS encoding MoxR family ATPase; translation: MERTVVREIAEKLSEAIHEFIVGMDDAIHSLIIALLTEGHVLLEGPPGIAKTYLTKAFAHSLGLGFRRIQFTSDLMPSDITGTTIYNRATGNLEFRRGPVFANIVLADEINRSSPRVQSALLEAMQERQVTVDGTSHQLPSPFMLIATQNPIELEGTYPLPEAELDRFLMRVILDYPESETEMKILEKKTSYGEELNISQVASRADIADAIEATRRVYTDDSILNYIVNLAGATRRHERVSLGVSPRGEVSLLYASKAEAATEGYQYVIPDHVKAVLFPVFNHRIILRGGRLNPLEARGEVKIVLKEVLESVDAPR
- the hypE gene encoding hydrogenase expression/formation protein HypE codes for the protein MSVITMAHGGGGSVMHTLVKNHIVKYLGGSGAEVPLESLDDSSVIEDIVFKSDSHTVKPLFFPGGDIGRLAISGTVNDIAAMGAQPIALSSGFIIEEGFPIEDFDRVLRSMRQTCQEAKVYVLTGDTKVVERGALDKFIVNTSGIGKRTPELEENIRELRRHRPFNSRWLLDSNIRPGDKIIVSGSIGDHGVAVLSSREGYGFETDIKSDVAPLNMLVRDILRVGGIVKVKDPTRGGLANVLNEWSEKSRVGIVVYEDAIPIKQGVRVACEMLGIDPLEVGNEGKLVIATIPQKAGEVLNVLRSNSLGKDAEIVGEATSDFEQVVLHTSVGGRRIILPPVGDPVPRIC
- a CDS encoding glycosyltransferase family 39 protein — its product is MLSVDLRSLDAMVRIVEDSESFAYYSLALRVSDSLAYVNEWLALMQVPLISWGGHLATHYPGFPFLISLGFKIFGLSAHSIVWLTITFSVVSIIPLFYLAKLSFGLRSATIACLLYSWIPSLILGIPYMESVLTFFVPLPILLFNISLRYDRGDLWSILGGLTLAFAIFLALTSAATILALIILCVASKYPSRAFKRMLFFLSGAFLPYLIFEAVFNLPFIEAALWAFRTNLWFYDHLHSLAPRVWSVETSVMLFLFLFGIPLCISLMLRVAKILYYLSRKSDVDAYTLAILAMMLLTFLLARLELARVASFMIPLLIISVSAEVSRPNAKHTLVVCLLLLYSQYFETCIFLSQTQSLSKILGYPVV